In Aquila chrysaetos chrysaetos chromosome 10, bAquChr1.4, whole genome shotgun sequence, the following proteins share a genomic window:
- the CRYGS gene encoding gamma-crystallin S isoform X2, with translation MSRAGTKVTFYEDKNFLGRCYECDSDCPDFHTYLSRCNSIRVDGGTWVAYERPNFSGNMYVLTHGEYPDYHHWMGLNDRLGSCKAVQIPSGGRGHIQVFEKGDFGGQMFEATEDCPSVMEEWHMREVHACRVLEGVWVFYEHPNYRGRQYLLPKGEYRKPVEWGAASPAVQSFRSIAE, from the exons ATGTCCAGAGCTGGAACCAAG GTCACCTTCTATGAAGACAAGAATTTCCTAGGCCGTTGCTATGAGTGCGACAGCGACTGCCCTGATTTTCACACCTACCTGAGCCGCTGCAACTCCATTCGGGTGGATGGAGGCACCTGGGTGGCCTATGAGAGGCCCAACTTTTCCGGGAACATGTATGTTCTGACGCACGGGGAGTATCCTGACTACCACCACTGGATGGGCCTCAACGACCGCCTCGGCTCCTGCAAAGCCGTCCAGATA CCAAGTGGAGGCCGGGGCCACATCCAAGTATTTGAGAAGGGAGATTTTGGCGGGCAGATGTTTGAAGCCACCGAAGACTGCCCTTCCGTCATGGAGGAGTGGCACATGCGCGAGGTCCATGCCTGCAGAGTGCTGGAGGGCGTCTGGGTTTTCTACGAGCATCCCAACTACCGGGGCAGGCAGTACCTGCTGCCCAAGGGGGAGTACCGCAAACCCGTGGAGTGGGGAGCAGCGAGCCCTGCTGTTCAGTCCTTCCGCAGCATCGCCGAGTGA
- the CRYGS gene encoding gamma-crystallin S isoform X1 produces MDAGMCWGTRNFLAFLPLLVFQVTFYEDKNFLGRCYECDSDCPDFHTYLSRCNSIRVDGGTWVAYERPNFSGNMYVLTHGEYPDYHHWMGLNDRLGSCKAVQIPSGGRGHIQVFEKGDFGGQMFEATEDCPSVMEEWHMREVHACRVLEGVWVFYEHPNYRGRQYLLPKGEYRKPVEWGAASPAVQSFRSIAE; encoded by the exons ATGGATGCAGGCATGTGCTGGGGGACGAGGAActtccttgctttccttcctctgcttgtGTTTCAGGTCACCTTCTATGAAGACAAGAATTTCCTAGGCCGTTGCTATGAGTGCGACAGCGACTGCCCTGATTTTCACACCTACCTGAGCCGCTGCAACTCCATTCGGGTGGATGGAGGCACCTGGGTGGCCTATGAGAGGCCCAACTTTTCCGGGAACATGTATGTTCTGACGCACGGGGAGTATCCTGACTACCACCACTGGATGGGCCTCAACGACCGCCTCGGCTCCTGCAAAGCCGTCCAGATA CCAAGTGGAGGCCGGGGCCACATCCAAGTATTTGAGAAGGGAGATTTTGGCGGGCAGATGTTTGAAGCCACCGAAGACTGCCCTTCCGTCATGGAGGAGTGGCACATGCGCGAGGTCCATGCCTGCAGAGTGCTGGAGGGCGTCTGGGTTTTCTACGAGCATCCCAACTACCGGGGCAGGCAGTACCTGCTGCCCAAGGGGGAGTACCGCAAACCCGTGGAGTGGGGAGCAGCGAGCCCTGCTGTTCAGTCCTTCCGCAGCATCGCCGAGTGA